Proteins encoded together in one Lysinibacillus sp. FSL K6-0232 window:
- the mltG gene encoding endolytic transglycosylase MltG: MDNGSKKQEMFAKMQERKSEVKIVRKIVAITAIVFVLIIGIGGLLGYNYVKSALKPLDPDATKTIAVEVPIGSGLSSISTLLEEKGVIKDARVFKYYAKFKNESQFQAGNYDLTQAMTFDELIESLKTGKVYRKPVFTMTIPEGLTLEQIGQIIEKKTPYTQQEFMDLVTSDTFVQQMMANYPELVTEAVLAENIRYDLEGYLYPATYSYYEEKPSLEAIVEEMVAAMNNVVKNYNDILAEKQMSVHQLLTFASLLEEEATAQTDRETIASVFYNRMNTDMPLQTDPTVLYALGDHKDRVLYEDLEVDNAYNTYKNKGLPPGPIAGAGKTSIEATLNPSETEYYYFLADKEGVNHFSKTYDEHLQKVEKYLRQAE, translated from the coding sequence GTGGATAACGGTTCAAAAAAACAAGAAATGTTTGCAAAAATGCAAGAAAGAAAATCTGAGGTAAAAATAGTGAGAAAAATCGTTGCAATTACTGCTATTGTTTTTGTACTGATTATAGGGATCGGTGGCTTACTTGGCTACAATTATGTTAAAAGTGCATTGAAGCCACTTGATCCTGATGCCACAAAAACAATTGCGGTTGAGGTACCAATCGGTTCTGGTTTAAGCTCTATTTCAACGCTATTAGAGGAAAAAGGTGTTATTAAAGATGCACGTGTCTTTAAATATTATGCAAAATTTAAAAATGAATCTCAATTTCAAGCTGGAAATTATGATTTAACACAAGCCATGACATTTGATGAGCTTATTGAAAGCTTAAAAACAGGGAAAGTATATCGTAAGCCTGTCTTTACAATGACAATTCCTGAAGGGTTAACGCTTGAACAGATTGGACAAATTATTGAAAAGAAAACACCATATACACAGCAGGAATTTATGGATTTAGTGACAAGTGATACATTTGTTCAGCAAATGATGGCAAATTACCCAGAGCTTGTGACAGAGGCTGTGTTAGCGGAAAATATTCGCTATGACTTAGAGGGCTATTTATACCCAGCAACCTACTCTTATTATGAAGAAAAGCCATCTTTAGAGGCGATTGTAGAAGAAATGGTAGCGGCTATGAATAATGTGGTGAAAAATTACAATGATATTTTAGCGGAAAAACAAATGTCTGTGCATCAGTTATTAACATTTGCTTCATTATTGGAAGAAGAGGCGACTGCTCAAACAGACCGAGAAACAATTGCAAGTGTCTTCTATAATCGTATGAATACAGATATGCCACTGCAAACAGACCCGACTGTTTTATATGCACTTGGCGATCATAAAGATCGTGTGCTTTATGAAGATTTAGAGGTAGATAATGCCTACAACACTTATAAAAATAAAGGCTTACCACCTGGCCCTATAGCAGGCGCTGGGAAAACATCGATTGAGGCAACATTAAACCCAAGTGAAACAGAGTATTACTACTTCTTGGCAGATAAAGAGGGTGTCAACCACTTCTCGAAAACATATGATGAGCATTTACAAAAGGTTGAAAAATATTTACGCCAAGCAGAGTAA
- a CDS encoding IreB family regulatory phosphoprotein encodes MSSFDQTMKFNFPEESMEQEVKQVMLKVHSSLEEKGYNPINQIVGYLLSGDPAYIPRHQDARNLIRKLERDEILEELVKFYIKKNNED; translated from the coding sequence ATGAGTTCATTTGATCAAACGATGAAATTTAATTTTCCAGAAGAATCAATGGAACAGGAAGTCAAGCAGGTAATGTTGAAAGTACATTCTTCATTAGAGGAAAAGGGATATAATCCTATCAATCAGATTGTTGGTTACTTACTTTCTGGTGATCCGGCGTATATTCCTCGCCATCAGGATGCTCGTAATTTAATTCGCAAGCTTGAACGTGATGAAATTTTAGAAGAGCTTGTTAAATTTTATATTAAAAAGAATAACGAGGACTAG
- the ruvX gene encoding Holliday junction resolvase RuvX translates to MRIMGLDVGSKTVGVAVSDALGWTAQGIETVKIDEANEEFGIERIAQLVKEYAITEFVVGYPKNMNNTVGPRGEASEHYKKLLEEHFSLPVTLWDERLTTMAAERMLIEADVSRKKRKQVIDKMAAVMILQGYLDSKN, encoded by the coding sequence ATGAGAATTATGGGATTAGACGTTGGGTCAAAAACCGTTGGCGTTGCTGTTAGCGATGCATTAGGGTGGACTGCCCAAGGTATTGAAACCGTAAAAATTGATGAAGCTAACGAAGAATTCGGCATTGAACGTATAGCCCAGTTAGTAAAGGAGTATGCTATTACAGAATTTGTTGTAGGATATCCTAAAAACATGAATAATACGGTTGGACCACGTGGAGAGGCTTCTGAGCACTATAAAAAACTATTAGAAGAACATTTTTCTCTACCGGTTACATTATGGGATGAACGTTTAACAACAATGGCAGCTGAACGTATGCTAATTGAAGCGGACGTGAGTCGCAAAAAGCGTAAGCAGGTCATTGATAAAATGGCGGCTGTGATGATTTTACAAGGCTACTTAGATAGCAAAAATTAA
- a CDS encoding O-methyltransferase, whose product MELSDAYIQSFIQPRNTLLLEMEAYAEEHHVPIMQLAAIDALNQLLRIQNPSKILEIGTAIGYSAIRMAEALPNVQIVTIERDTERVTAAKAYIERSAVADRITVIEGDALEVDDQAIHTTFDAVFIDAAKGQYQRFFEKYAPLVASGGVLYIDNMYMHGLSDLELKDVPRRKRTMIRNLKNFTEWIMQHPDYTSAFLPVGDGLLLCLKR is encoded by the coding sequence ATGGAATTATCAGATGCATATATACAATCATTTATCCAGCCACGTAATACATTGCTTTTAGAAATGGAAGCATATGCGGAGGAGCATCATGTACCAATTATGCAGCTAGCAGCTATTGATGCATTAAATCAGCTGTTACGTATTCAAAATCCGTCAAAGATTTTAGAAATAGGCACAGCAATTGGGTATTCTGCAATCAGAATGGCAGAGGCATTGCCAAATGTGCAAATTGTTACAATTGAGCGTGATACAGAGCGTGTCACAGCAGCAAAAGCGTATATTGAACGCTCAGCTGTAGCAGATCGCATTACGGTCATTGAGGGAGATGCTTTAGAGGTGGATGATCAAGCCATTCACACAACATTTGATGCTGTTTTTATTGATGCCGCAAAGGGACAATATCAGCGCTTTTTTGAAAAATATGCGCCTCTCGTAGCATCAGGTGGTGTTCTATATATCGACAATATGTATATGCATGGCTTATCAGATTTAGAGTTAAAGGATGTACCACGTCGTAAGCGTACAATGATTCGCAATTTAAAAAACTTCACAGAATGGATTATGCAGCACCCCGATTATACAAGTGCTTTTTTACCAGTCGGTGATGGTTTATTATTATGTTTGAAGAGGTGA
- a CDS encoding DUF1292 domain-containing protein translates to MNEEAQEFTIISEDGKKQQCRVVLTFDAEEKSYVLFSILDDNGQEMPGDLSAMTFDYDDNTGEMINLRPVETDLEWEMINEVVLTLLDEFEEEPQFITITDEDGTEQVCEVMHTFSSEQFAKSYVLYTPATDEPIDQRDVFAAQYIAGTNGHIEELLPIESDEEWDFVEEVLNTL, encoded by the coding sequence ATGAATGAAGAAGCACAAGAGTTTACAATTATCAGTGAGGATGGTAAGAAGCAGCAATGTCGTGTTGTATTAACATTTGATGCTGAGGAAAAATCCTATGTTTTATTTTCGATTTTGGATGACAATGGTCAGGAAATGCCAGGGGACCTTTCCGCAATGACATTTGATTATGATGACAATACTGGGGAAATGATAAATTTACGACCTGTGGAAACAGACTTAGAATGGGAAATGATTAATGAGGTTGTCTTAACGCTTCTTGATGAATTTGAGGAAGAGCCACAGTTTATTACTATAACAGATGAAGATGGCACAGAGCAGGTTTGTGAGGTAATGCATACATTTTCATCTGAGCAATTTGCTAAGTCTTATGTTTTATATACACCAGCAACGGATGAGCCGATTGATCAACGAGATGTATTTGCTGCACAATATATTGCTGGAACAAATGGGCATATTGAAGAGCTATTGCCGATTGAGTCAGATGAAGAGTGGGATTTTGTTGAAGAAGTATTAAACACTTTATAG
- the alaS gene encoding alanine--tRNA ligase: MKAVDIRRMYLEFFKEKGHHHEPSAPLVPINDPSLLWINSGVATLKPYFDGRVIPDNPRITNAQKSIRTNDIENVGKTARHHTFFEMLGNFSIGDYFKKEAIHYAWEFLTDKKWMGFDPELLSITLHPEDQEAYDVWHKEIGIPEERLIRLEGNFWDIGEGPSGPNSEIFYDRGEEYGSDENDPEMYPGGENERYLEIWNLVFSQFNHNPDGTYTPLPKQNIDTGMGLERIVSVVQNVPTNFDTDLFMPIIEKIEEFANRQYKRPDEVDLNEIFGSEEDINTPFKVIADHIRTVAFAIGDGALPSNEGRGYVLRRLLRRAVRYAKQIGIEKPFMFELVPTVGKIMEDFYPEVTEKCEFIQRVIKNEEIRFHETLDGGLAIFNEVVESQKAAGHDYIPGADAFRLYDTYGFPIELTEEYAEEVGMKVDHEGFEAAMEEQRERARAARQDVDSMQVQNEVLANLTVASEFVGYDTLTANTEIAALIVDGQVAKVASEGQEALVILAETPFYAEMGGQIADSGTISNDSFTAVVKDVQKAPNGQPLHTVVVESGEMHVEDAVIAVVNRDDRNLIIKNHTATHIMQRALKDVLGDHVNQAGSYVGPDRLRFDFSHFGQVTKEELQQIERIVNEKVWDDIEIVIEEMGIDEAKAKGAMALFGEKYGDIVRVVSIGEYSIELCGGIHVKRSSEIGFFKIVSEGGIGAGTRRIEAVTGKVAYETIKEEEALLNDAAALLKANPKDIVTKVQALQADYKELQRENEALSQKIANAQAGAIVDAAQTFGDVTVLATKVEAKDNNQLRQMMDDLKAKMPKAVIVLGAVDGDKVMLCAGISKDLVGGNYHAGNIVKMVAEACGGKGGGRPDMAMAGAKDASKLDEALLSVYDYVKSI, from the coding sequence ATGAAAGCAGTAGATATTCGTCGTATGTATTTAGAATTCTTTAAAGAAAAAGGGCATCATCATGAGCCATCAGCACCGCTTGTGCCCATTAATGATCCATCATTGCTGTGGATTAACTCAGGTGTTGCTACATTAAAGCCATATTTTGATGGACGTGTGATTCCTGATAATCCACGTATTACCAATGCGCAAAAATCCATTCGTACAAATGATATTGAAAACGTAGGGAAAACAGCGCGTCACCATACATTTTTTGAAATGCTAGGGAATTTTTCGATTGGCGATTATTTCAAAAAGGAAGCAATTCACTATGCTTGGGAGTTTTTAACGGATAAAAAGTGGATGGGCTTTGACCCTGAGCTATTATCCATTACACTTCATCCTGAGGATCAGGAAGCTTACGATGTTTGGCATAAGGAAATTGGCATTCCAGAAGAGCGTTTAATTCGTTTAGAAGGAAACTTTTGGGATATTGGTGAAGGTCCATCAGGTCCAAACTCGGAGATTTTTTATGACCGTGGCGAAGAATATGGTTCAGATGAAAATGATCCAGAAATGTATCCCGGTGGAGAAAATGAGCGCTATCTTGAAATTTGGAACCTAGTGTTCTCACAATTTAACCACAATCCTGATGGCACTTACACGCCACTACCAAAGCAAAATATTGATACTGGTATGGGCTTAGAGCGTATTGTATCCGTTGTGCAAAATGTACCAACAAACTTTGATACGGATTTATTTATGCCGATTATTGAAAAAATTGAGGAATTTGCTAACCGTCAATATAAGCGTCCAGATGAAGTAGATTTAAATGAAATCTTTGGCTCAGAAGAGGATATTAATACACCATTTAAAGTGATTGCAGACCATATTCGTACAGTGGCGTTTGCGATTGGGGATGGTGCGCTTCCATCCAATGAAGGCCGTGGCTATGTATTGCGTCGCTTATTACGCCGCGCTGTTCGTTATGCAAAACAAATCGGTATTGAAAAGCCATTTATGTTTGAACTAGTGCCAACTGTGGGTAAAATTATGGAAGACTTCTATCCAGAGGTAACGGAAAAATGTGAATTTATTCAACGTGTTATTAAAAATGAAGAAATTCGCTTCCATGAAACATTAGACGGTGGTCTTGCCATTTTTAATGAGGTTGTAGAATCACAAAAAGCAGCTGGACATGATTATATTCCAGGTGCAGATGCTTTCCGTTTATATGATACGTATGGCTTCCCAATTGAATTAACGGAGGAGTATGCAGAAGAAGTAGGCATGAAGGTTGACCATGAAGGCTTTGAGGCAGCAATGGAGGAACAACGTGAACGTGCGCGTGCAGCTCGCCAAGATGTTGATTCGATGCAAGTGCAAAATGAAGTATTAGCAAACTTAACGGTTGCAAGTGAATTTGTTGGTTATGATACATTAACAGCAAATACAGAAATCGCGGCGTTGATTGTTGATGGTCAAGTAGCAAAAGTTGCCTCAGAGGGTCAGGAAGCGCTTGTTATTTTAGCAGAAACACCATTCTATGCTGAAATGGGTGGTCAAATTGCTGATAGTGGTACTATTTCTAACGATAGCTTTACAGCTGTTGTGAAGGATGTACAAAAGGCACCAAATGGACAGCCGCTTCATACTGTAGTTGTTGAATCTGGCGAAATGCATGTGGAAGATGCAGTCATAGCCGTTGTCAATCGTGATGACCGCAATTTAATTATTAAAAACCATACAGCAACACATATTATGCAGCGCGCATTAAAAGATGTATTAGGCGACCATGTCAATCAAGCTGGTTCATATGTAGGGCCTGATCGTTTACGCTTTGACTTCTCACACTTCGGGCAAGTAACAAAAGAGGAATTACAGCAAATTGAACGTATTGTCAATGAAAAAGTGTGGGATGATATAGAGATCGTAATTGAAGAAATGGGCATTGACGAAGCAAAGGCAAAAGGCGCAATGGCATTATTCGGTGAAAAATATGGCGATATTGTACGTGTTGTATCCATTGGAGAGTATTCAATTGAGCTATGTGGTGGTATTCATGTTAAACGCTCTTCTGAAATTGGCTTCTTTAAAATTGTGTCAGAGGGTGGTATCGGTGCAGGTACGCGCCGTATTGAAGCAGTAACAGGTAAAGTGGCTTATGAAACAATAAAAGAGGAAGAAGCATTATTAAATGATGCAGCAGCATTATTAAAGGCAAATCCGAAAGATATTGTGACAAAAGTACAAGCGTTACAAGCTGACTATAAAGAATTGCAACGTGAAAATGAAGCATTATCTCAAAAAATTGCCAATGCGCAAGCTGGTGCAATTGTTGATGCAGCTCAAACATTTGGTGATGTGACAGTGCTAGCTACAAAGGTAGAGGCAAAGGATAATAATCAACTGCGTCAAATGATGGATGACTTAAAAGCGAAAATGCCAAAAGCCGTAATTGTCCTTGGAGCAGTTGATGGTGACAAAGTTATGCTATGTGCAGGCATATCAAAAGATTTAGTTGGTGGCAATTATCATGCAGGAAATATTGTGAAAATGGTAGCTGAAGCTTGTGGTGGTAAAGGCGGCGGTCGTCCAGATATGGCGATGGCAGGCGCAAAAGATGCATCAAAACTTGATGAAGCACTACTTTCTGTGTATGATTATGTTAAATCCATTTAA
- a CDS encoding DUF1292 domain-containing protein, with protein sequence MAHEHNHEEELHVQHITVIDENGNEQLCEVIHVHESPEFGKSYVFYSMVGAEEDEDGSVEIFVSSFVPSENGEDGELTPIETEAEWDMVEDVLNALEDEYED encoded by the coding sequence ATGGCACACGAGCATAACCATGAAGAAGAACTACATGTTCAACACATTACAGTGATTGACGAGAACGGAAATGAGCAGCTTTGTGAAGTAATTCACGTTCATGAATCTCCAGAGTTCGGCAAATCATACGTATTTTACTCAATGGTAGGCGCAGAGGAAGATGAAGATGGCTCAGTTGAAATTTTTGTATCTTCATTTGTACCATCTGAAAATGGTGAAGATGGTGAATTAACACCAATCGAAACAGAAGCCGAGTGGGATATGGTAGAGGATGTTTTAAACGCTTTAGAGGACGAATACGAAGATTAA